In Macrobrachium rosenbergii isolate ZJJX-2024 chromosome 46, ASM4041242v1, whole genome shotgun sequence, the DNA window taaatataaaacctataataacataataattttaatagatagataataattaatacaattttaatatagatgattaaaaaataaaagtcataatatgctttaaagttagttttatttatacgattccttttatcttcttcttcttttctgcttATGGGAGAAATcttttaatgtatgtgtatgtatgtatgtgtgtatatatatatatatatatatatatatatatatatatatatatatatatatatatatatatatatatatatatatatatatatatatatatatatatatatatatatacatatatatatatatatatatatttatatatatatatatatatatatatatatatatatatatatatatatatatatttatttatttaagcagaCTTAATTTCCACCATGGCAGCTAACAGCCCAGAGAAAGCAGCATTGTAGTCGCAGGCCACTTCGTTGTGGACGTAATCCATCCTGTCATCCTTGTACGTTCCATCCTATCAAAGGAGATAGTTGTAGGATTTGTTAGAGTTATCCTTTAAAATCCTTCTCTTTGTAGAGACCAAAATTCAAAAGGaccatttacaaaatatataaaaaacagatgtttttgaaaatttagtctatattcatttttctgtaatttttctatttaatatcaattatttcTGTAAGTAATCTGGTTCTTAAAATTTGGTtcaatttcagtttttctgtaatttttctatttaatatcaGTTATTTCTGTAAGTAATCTGGTTCTTAGAATTTGCTTCTAtactaatttttctgtaatttttctagTTAATATCAGTTATTTCTGTAAACAATTTGGTTCTTAAAATCTGGTTCTAtactaatttttctgtaatttttctatttaatatcaattatttctgtaaataatttgGTTCTTAAAATTTGGTTCTATACtaatttttctagaatttttcagtttaatatcaattatttctgtaaataatttgGTTCTTATAATTTGGTTCTATTtcaatttttctataatttttcagtttaaaatcaattatttctgtaaataatttggttcttaaaatttggttttataataatctttctataatttttcaatttaacaTCAATCATTTCTGTAAATAACTTTCTCAGTGTATCTTTCTATAGACCAAAGTTTAAAAGAAccatttacaaaatatgtaaaaactatATAGCCTCAAACTTTGAttccatatcaattttttctataatttttcaatttaatatcaattatttctataaataactTTCTATTTACATAGAACAACATTCAAAAGcagaatttacaaatatataaaaccagaCACTCTTAAAGTTTtattccatattaatttcttctataaattttcaatttaatatccaattatttctataaataaccTTCTCAGTGCCATCAGTCTTACCTGGGCAGGTCCGCCCACGAGGGCGCCATACAGGATTTGTGGGTTGGGTCCTGATTGCTGCTGTGCCCAGCCGTCAGTGCACGAAGAAGGTAGGTCTGGGCAGGAGCTGTTTGTGGGAATACAGAGGAAACGAAAAAATACTTGAATCTAAGCCATATGACCACAGATTTCTCTTGGTCAGAAAAATGTTacttaaaatattactgtaaaatattaacactatataatcaattatatttatttttattccaataattaatctctcttatttctgtatttcctgttactttctgttacttctttcaagtcagtagtagtagtagtagtaataataataataataataataataataataataataataataataataataataataataataatgataataataataatattctttggaagcttgaatttcaaatcagtggcccctttggtgggcttgttccgtatgagtagggttcatgatctgaataataataataataataataataataataataataataataataataataataataataataataataataataataataataatgtaagtttaCAAGTTGACTTATTCCTCAATGGCtttgaaatcaagtgaaaattatCTTAAATGACCAAATAAGACAAATTATAAAGCGTTAGTTGCAATATGGCCCTCTAATACATTGTACAGAATTTCTTAATTATGTACAAAAgcggagaaataataataataataataataataataataataataataataataataataataataataataataattcatatggaacaagccccccacaggggccactgacttgaaattcaagcttcaaaagaatttcattattattattattattattattattattattattattattattattattattattattattattatcattattattattattattattattattattattattattattattaaaaagcagAGAAATGACACTAAATTACCTCGACCTGTGATGTGGTCTCTCGGGTGGGTCGACCCCATAACCCACAACGAAGGAGTGACCTACGTCACCTAAGATGTAGTTGATTTGACTCTCGGCAAACTGGGTGTTGACCTCCTTCTCCAAGTTGTGTTTGGCAGCCTGGAAGGAAGAGGATTGTGATTCTTCTTCTCGGAAATGATTGAGAGAAGAATCTGTTTACGTCTGGAAGGGGGAAGATTGTGATTCTTCTTCTCGGAAATGATTGAGAGAAGAGTCTGTTTACGTCTGGAAGGGGGAAGATTGTGATTTTCCTTCTTGGAAATGATTGAGAGAAGAATCTGTGATTCTTCTTCTTGGGAATGATGTACAGAAGAATTTACTGACATCTGACTGAGAAAGAGCCGTGATTCTTCTTCTCAGAAATGGTTTACAGAAGAATCTATTTGTATCTGAATTAGACAAAATCTTGATCCTTCTCATTGGAAATGGTTTACACAAAAATCTGTGATTCTTCACCTTGGAAATGGTTTACACAAAAATCTGTGATTCTTCACCTTGGAAATGGTTTACACAAAAATCTGTGATTCTTCTTGGAAATGTTTAACGCGAGAATCTGTTCACTTCTGAAATAGACAGAGCCATGACTCTTCTTCTTGGAAATGATTGAGAGAAGAATCTGTTTACAtctgaaatatacaaaatcctgaccctttttcttgaaaatttgcaGAAGAATCTGTGATTCTTCTCCTTGGGAATGATTTACAGAAGAATCTATTTACATTTGAAATAGACGAGATCGCGATTCTCCTTCTTCTTGGAAATGATAAACAGAAGAATCTATTGACACAACACAAAGCTACGTGATTCAACACTGACGTTCAATAAACAAGAtcgtgattcttcttcttcttagaaatGATAAACAGAAGAATCTATTGACACAACACAAAGCTACGTGATTCAACGCTGCTGACGCCAGCATTCGGACAAACCAAACCACTCAATTACCCATAAGGCCAGGAAGGCAACATTAGCAGCGTGGCGATTGGCTCCCCAGGTGTCCAGGAACACGAGACCCCCAGGGGTGTAGGGTTTGTCATTCCTGATGTGGTCCAGGAAGCCTTGGAAGGTCGTGGGATATTCTATGTTGTCGCCGTCCAGGAGTGTGAACAGTGCCTGCAAGAGTGCCATGTGGTAAGCTgggcattttttgggggggtaggggtattttatttttagttttatagtaAGTGGGCATTATGATCTTGACCTGAGCTGAGGTCTTTGCGATCTTGACCTGAGTTGAGGTCTTTATAATCTTGACCTGAGCTGAGGTCATTATAATCTTGACCTGAGCTGAGGTCATTATAATCTTGACCTGAGCTTAGGTCATTATAATCTTGACCTGAGCTGAGGTCATTATAATCTTGACCTGAGTTGAGGTCATTATAATATTGACCTGAGTTGAGGTCATTATAATTTTGACCTGATCTGAGGTCATTATAATCGTGAAATGATCTGAGGTCATTATAATCTTGACCTGAGCTGAGGTCATTATAATCTTGACCTGAGCTGAGGTCATTATAATCTTGACCTGAGCTGAGGTCATTATAATTTTGACCTGACCTGAGGTCATTATAATCGTGAACTGATCTGAGTTCATTATAATCTTGACCTGACCTGAGGTCATTTTATTCTTGACCTGAGCTGAGGTCACACCATACGTTGACTGCCACCAAGACTTACGTAGACTCCGGGCTTCTTGTCGTCCCACGAAAACTGCTCTGCTTTCTCGCTCAGGGCAAATTCGTCCCAGTGACCTCTGGCCCTTGTCAGGTAGGTATCGTCGCCAGTGGCCCTCGCCAGCCACAAGGCTGCCCAGCACAGCTCGTCTCCATACCCGCTCCATGACctgacgaaggaggaggaagcTGAGTAGAAGGGGCTGAAGTTATGGGAGTTTTTTTTTGCACAGGGATTCGTTATAATCTTGACCTGAGCTGAGGTCATTGCAATCTTGACCTAAGATGAGGTCATTGTAATCTTGACCTGAACTGAGGTCATTGTAATCTTGACCTGAAATGGGGTCATTGTAATCTTGACCTAAACCGAGGTTATTATAATCTTGACCTGAGCTGAGGTCATTATAATATTGACCTGAACTTAGGTCATTATAATTGTGACCTGAGCTTAGGTCATTATAATCTTGACCTGAACTGAGATCATTATAACTTGACCTGAGCTTAGGTCATTATAATCTTGACCTGAGCTAAGGTCATTGTAATCTTGACCTGAGTTGACATCATTATAGCTTGACCTGAGCTGAGGTCATTATAATCTTGACCTGAGCTGGAAGTGGCAGAAGATAATTATGCATGGATAACCAGTATGTACTTacatattattaaaatgtatatatcgcAGTCATACATACAATATAACCTCCTAGCCTTTCTGTAGTCTCAACAATAACCTTTCAGTTACTTTTACCAGTCACTGCAACTTCTCCTTCATAGCACTTTCCACATTTGTGTATCTagttgttggtttctttgtttcaatattattcttattctgaCATTTATCCCTGCATTAACACCCAAATTACACAGTCTGTTAGACCAAACACGCCTTTATTCTAAGCCTGTTACTAtgccaaaccagtcactcatcCTCGCAAATACTTTTTACACAATCTCACCTTCCACCTTATATTCTTTTGCTCACTCTCAGTAAAGTCACTGACATTATGAGATCACATTATCCATTCACTCAGTCTAAAATTCATTCACTAATTCATAAAGGCCATTTGTTTTAGCTTACTGATAGTAGCCAGCAGCATCTGGGATAGATATGTGGTAATTCTCCCTCCTCTCGTCCGCAAAGTCATAGAGTTCCTTGGCTACGGCCAACATTTCATCTGCGTAAGCGCTGTCCACATCCTGGAAAATGTTAGAAAGGTCGAAAAGGATGCCTTAATCTGAAATTAAACTGTTGTTATAGTCTCCGGACTAACAGAGAAAATGGGTCACTAAACATTCATAATATAATGTCTGTATCgtgatttttcattaaaatttctggGTCTAGGGAGGAACTGTTATCTTTGGGGAGAATATTCAATGCAGAATAACTTCTCACCTATGAAAAGGTAGGGATTTCTCTCTGAAATTACATTCCAAAGAAGGTAACTGGGAGTTCACTAGCTAAAATTGGTAGGGTAGGTAATAAACATTGACTAACCCTTAAACTCTTATTAAAGCTGAGTGGCCATTGGGAAACTGAACTGatcaataaaacattttctttcagtatAACCCAGAAATGTAGCTCTCCCTGTTTGGCTAATGCCAGCATTTTATAAAATAGTTAAGAGGACTTTCAGAAAAGATAACTAGCAAAAATGGGTAGAGGAACTCTGACGGATCTTGAAGACCAGAGAAAGAATTACCCAGAATTCAAGATAAAACGTCTGACTAACCTTGAAAGCAATGGAAGCTGCTGCCAAAGCTGCGGCAGTCTCTCCTGCAAGTTCAGAACCTGGAAATGGAAGCAAGAGTTAGTCAGTTTCAAGGCTCAAAAGGCTTCTTGAATACTTAGGCAGCCAGAAACTACCTTCAGGAAATGCAAAAACATCAGGAGAACCCCTTGATTCCATATTCCATAAGACCTAGCAAATGGATCAGTGAAATATATCAGTACCTACAACTTTTGTGCGTTCTTCATAAATGCAATATCACAGTAAATGACTCTACTGTACAGTACCCTGATGATGTAAGCATCTAACACACGAAAGCCCCGGATCTTAATTTCACTCGCTCTTTCCTGCTGGCTCTTGCATTACCATTTGACATTGTGGTTTTCTACACATTCAAACTTTTGTGTATTAACAATAAACGCATCATCACAGTGAATGACACCACTGTACCATACCCTGAGGATGTGCCTGTCAAACACACGAAAGGCCTGAGCTTTAATTTCTTCCACTTATTCCAGCTGGTTCCtgcattatgattttattttgtggttatcTAAGCATCTTATGTAAGCATTCAATTGCCTCGATAAACCCTGAACTTACCTGGTTTTTCAGTGTCAATCTTCATTGATGGTCTCTCCATGGTCATCTCTTCGGGTCGACCCCAGTATGCGTGGTCAGTGGAGCCCATGCCCACCTAATCAGTGAGTTAGATAAGATACaagatttgtcagtgttgtggATTTACATTACTCTAAAATTACGGAAGAGTTTGGCAGCCAAGTCCCCTCTAAATTTAGGAACAAGACCCTCTTTGTATACAAAGCAACTTTCCATGGTGAAAGCTACTATGTAAATTCTACTTTAACTCTTGATGCTACCAACTGTATACTTACAGATATCAACAGCcttaaaatatatcaatttatGAATGAGATATGTAACAAGCCTGGTAGCGTGAGCTGAACCAGTCCTTGAAATATAGATTAGTCAGGTTAGTATTAAACTGACAAGTAATCCTGAGAGAGTAACACAGGTGACAGATCAGCACTTACCTGCCCATACAGTTCGTAATTAGCAGAGTGGGCCTTTAAGAAGTAATCAGTAGCCCATTTGACAGCTGCTAGGCCATATTCAGTCTGACCTGTGAGGGTGAAAGGTGTTCTGTGATGAAAATTATAGTGATGATAACAAATgggataatcataataatggttaaaaaagtttaaagtcctcctgggtctcgCAAGGTTCATAGGGCTGGTGCTGAACTCAGGTTTCTTAGGGCGACAGGCAGTGGCGTAGAAGTCCCGTTGCCTacgacacgtggccagtgtgtcgctaggcccagtGTTTAACACCCCCgcccaagggctggtacctaGTTTCATACTagccctctcgagttttcagaccaccAGGTTAGCGGGCTAccaggtttatgcaatggcgccatccccaagccaccagtgagcggcggggtttgaaccccggtcctctcaACTGGTAGGCAAGAACCTTACCACTGTGCCACCAAGGCAACGTCATAATAATGATCTGATGTTAAATATAGTATtagtatttataacagtgatagtTGTGGGATTATAGGCATTTCCACTTCTTATAAATGCTGTTTCAAATAACATGACTCATATTATGAGGCTGTTGGGAGAAGCGCGAACACTCAAGGCCAAGAGAggcaaggtctacccaattgggcggagttgcctcccacctggggtaactacgtaggcaatgacgtatcttagaggtacctacTCATTACAGCAACTCACCTGCTGATGctataaggaggtagacaaagctccgcctacaggggggatttggggggaagtaagcagactttctctttcttttggccTTACTAACACTCATGTATATAAATCCTTGAggatacataaataatttatttgtcaaaACTCTATAACTACTGGAGATTCCTACCTGCAATTTTGTATCCCTCTGCAAAATCGATTAGACCCCAAGCCAGCACAGTTGCAGTGTATGCCATTGGAAAGCCGAATTTGACGTGGTCTCCAGCTAGATAAAAATAAGTGCTTGTTAGTTAGCCCACTCTTGTGCAGCGACGTAAAGACATTTACAGCATTATAAAACATTTCTAGATTTCTAGAGACTTAACCGTCTTCTATGAACAAATTTGCagatttctaataaaaattttggAGCCTTATTCTTCCCTGAACATGTCTGTAACGATCTCATGAATTTCTGACGCCTTAACCATCTTCTCTGAACAGATTTGCAGCTTGCTAATACATTTATGAGGCCTGAACAGTCCTCTCTGAGCAGATTTGTATCTTTGTAATGAATTTATGAACCCTCAGTCTTCTCTGAGCAGATTTGAAGCTTTCTAATAAATTTCTCAAGCTTTGCCTATATTCTCTGAACCAATTTGCAGCATTCTAATAAATTTTAAAGCTTTAATCCTCTTTTCTGATGATATTTACATCAACCTGATAGTTTTCTGAAGTTTTAACCCACTTCCCTGAACTGATTTGCTGctttataataaatatctgaAGCCATAACTGTCCACTCTGAACAGATCTGCAGCATTCTAATAAATTTCTGGATCCATAACCATCTTCTCTGAACAGAATTGCAGCTTTCTTATAAATCTATGAAGCCTCATCATCCCTGAACATATCAGTGGCAATCTAACCAATTTCTGAAGCCTTAACCATCTTCTCTGAACAGAATTGtggttttcaaataaatttcttaagAATCAGTCATCTTCCATGAAGTGATCTGTAGCAATCTAATCAATTTCTGAGGCCTTAACCATCTCAGAACAGACCTGCCTCAGCCAAGAACACTTACCATCGTAGTAGCCACCAGTGAGGTCCAAGCCAACGTCAGCGCCGTCAGTCAGAGCTGAGTCTCCTCGCCAAGTGACTCTCTGGTCAGCTGGCAGAGGACCTGATCTCTGGGCTTCGTAGAACAAAATTGCCATGCAGAGAACCTATAAAAGAAACGCGAGTTTCTTGTCACTCAAAGATCTCTTATAGCAATCTCTTTGAACTGGTTCTTATTGGGATTATATTATGGAGTTTGGTGAAGCGTGTTAACAGAAACATGAAATCTTTGCTCTCCTGATCATTCTGAAGCTAAAgtttcattttaagaaattaaaatcagtttATAATTCATCCGATCAGTAAAAGACAAATTTACCTGACTGTAGTCGTAAGGTGTCATTCCAGTGGCTTCACAGGGATTGGTCATGGGCTGCTCTGTTGTGTAAACGACTCCTGTAATGTAGAAGGAAATAATAAGTGTCTCATTTGACTAAAGCAGATGCTAAGAATGCTGATATTCTATTCAGCAGTTTTGAATAGGAACGTgaaattaattgcttttaatATCTTAGGCTTATTTTAACTTGATGTTgattaaatcatttcatttgaagAAAGATTATCCTCTGAAGAGCGGAAATTTGAAACATAGCCTACACAAGACTAGTGCCTATGTTTGGAAAGAGTAAAGTGGTCACAATTGGTACAGTTATTTAAAATTGCTAAAAGTTAGATCTTTTATTAGTGTTTACATCTGCAGATAAGAGCAGAAATGATAAAGAGCCTTCCTTGATTTCTTAAAGACTTTTAAAGATCTCATGTAGCAATAGAAAGCTTGCCCCAGAAGACATTAGAGAGTCTAAGATCCCATCAAGGCAAGACCAATCTTCAGGAGCTGAATTTCAGCACAGAACCTTCAGCTAAAGAGGTTTAGTGAAGCCAAGAAGATACCTCATGCTTCTGCGAAGAACATAACAACTTACAGGTACTTGGAAAGTTCTCAAAACCATTCTTAGTTCACCAAATCGACTCGTAACTCACCACAGACATCTTCGCCATTCATGCGAGCTTCGACCACCACAGCCTGGGGTCCTGAAAACACGGCCTGGAATTTGAATTCGATGGTGTCCCCTGGCTGGGCCACCAAGGTGTCTTCGGTGAACACGTAGTGGTAATCGTCTATCTTCTCGACAGTTCCGTCCCAGAACTTTGGAAGGAAAttgaaactgaattgaatatagagtttagcccaaaggtcattcagagctgaaacggaaattgacagtaaaaggtttgaaaggtgtaacaggaggaaaacctcaaagcagttgcactatgaatcaattgttaggagaggttggaaagtaagatggaagaaagagactgtgaaaggaggtacagtaaaaggaacgaaaggggttgcagctaggggtgggGGGGAAACTGAAAGGCAGTTTTGTTATGACTGAGTTTTGGGCCTAGTCCTAAGTTCTACAGTTAAGTCTACAATTTTGTTGTAGGGTTGTCTATCGTTTGAAAAAGATACAAATATTCGTAATAACTGCTTGTTGAGGTGATAAGATTGTAGAATTGTaggttatatattgttttataaatatatttaaagcaaTCAGCAACTTCCCTTAGCAAGGGTTggctcccgaaaaaaaaaataagtacactgccacattcatacttgtCTTGCTAAATCATTAATGAACCCCCTGTGTATTATACTTCCAAAGTATTCTTTGATTCATACACATACCACAAATGCTCATTAACAGTGCCTCAaacccattcacacacacacacatatctttatCTCTCAAGCACTCAGTCACTACCTGAAATCAAGGTCATATCACATCAACaagaaattatgatttttcagGAGTTAGATAAGAAAGATTCAAATCAAGCCTGATAATCATTCAGTATCACCCTGTATCTCAAGAGATATCTCCATCTTGACACAACATCCCCAAACTAAACagagacacacagacacagacacacacacacgcacacacacaaaaccaaaccattcaaaaatttgaACTTCCTCTAACCCAGTGGTTCTCAagctgggggtaattacccccttGGGGGTAATGAAGCTTTTtcagggggggtggggggttaacaaggcattttaattccaatttgtaataaaaggaacacggctttaattttgatttttgtcaAAGGAATGGTGTCTAAAGTCtaaattcattatttcttaagacttgtgtaaaatcaaaattaatttcttacacataaaatgcattagaaattgagcattctaatattttttcttactttgtattataacttcacataactgaagagaaaTGGGGGGTAACGATGCTAAAatatttgagaaccactgccctagcCTCATTCCTGGAACCAAACTAAGGGCTCCACAACGCATACCTCAATCTTGTCCATGGGGTTGTTGAAGGTCACTTCGACTCTGAGGCCTGTGAACCCAGTGGAGGTCTGGGCAGAGAAGTCACCTTTGTAATTCCCGCTCCATTCGTCCTCTATAACCACGCAGGTGCATTGTGCATCCACTCCTGGAAGGACAAGAAAGGATAGTGATGTGTTAAGACGTGGGAGAGGCAGAGAAAGGTGTGGACTGACTTTGAGTTTGTGCAAAAAGAGGTAAAACTAAATTCTGAGGCATTTAGGTCATTGTGCCTCCACTCCTGGGAGGACAGGAAAGGATAGTGATGTGTTCAGGATCTGCAGGACTCTAGGATGCGACGATTCATGTTTGTTAAGACGTGTTAGAGGCAGAGAAAGGTGTGGACTGACTTTGAGTTTTGTGAAAAGAGGTAAAACTAAATTCTGAGGCATTTAGATCATTGTGCCTCCACTCCTGGAAGGACAAGAAGGGATAATGAAGTGTTCAGGATCTGCAGGACTTTAGGATACAATGATTCGTGTTTGTTAAGACGTGGGAGAGGCCAAGAAAGGTGTGGACTGACTGTGACTTTGTGTAAAAAGAGGTAAAACTAAATTCTGAGACACTTAGATATAAAATACTTTCTCTTATACAGAAAATAGAGAATTCTGGACCGAAATTCTGAGCTGGAATTGTCCCAGAAACCAGGTCATTCATCCAAATCCCACAGGTagctttaataaaatttaatttaaaaaatccatCAACAGGATTTTTCTAAAAATCCAGGTAACTTTTCTTTGTCCTTGTTGGTGTAAATCCTTCAAAAATTTCAAGACATATTTTGTAAACAGACAAACTATATGTTAACCAAATCACAATGAATTccttttgattgatttttatcaagttttatgaAAGGATTACCAACGGGATAAGAATAAATCACTTAGATTTTGAAGTAAATCCTATCACggatttttgtcagttttcatgaAAGGGTAACCAGTTGGATAAAGATAAATTacttggattttttaaaaaattctgtgaGTGGATTTTGATCAAATTCTATGAAAGGATTACcaacaggataaaaataaatcacttaaatttttatataaatcatattgaCAGATTTTCATCAAATTCCATGAAAGGATTATCAAAGAGATAAAGACAAATCACTTAGATTTTGATAAAAATCCCATCAGTAAAATTTGACCAAATTCTATGAAACATCCCAGTACAAAATCTCAAACATTTTCAATACCTCTGCCGACGAGACTCAGGCACAGGGTGGCGGCAACGACGAGGACATTTTTCAAGGACGCCATTCTGGAGCGACTGTGAAACCCACTACAGAATGCTGTTTCCCAAGGAAGGCTAGTTATTTATAAGGTCTCTCTCCCACGCTTGTGGTAGAACCAAAGTCCGGTTATATTTTctcatgaaaacattttaaaaaattggaGATTCAGtttgggaaagaaaaatattttcctgaagTGTTTTCTAcaaagaaatgagtaaaaaatgcgccgaggttttccgtacggccgctacagcgtgtaataatcaaggccaccgaaaatagatctatctttcggtgggatCGGTATAGTGCTGTTTGACCCGcggcggcccgtgaaactttaaccgcgacccgatggtggcttatcctatatcgttgccagatgcacgattatggctgactttgaccttaaatgaaataaaaactattgagactagagggctgcaatttggtatgtttgatgattggagg includes these proteins:
- the LOC136830361 gene encoding uncharacterized protein, with amino-acid sequence MASLKNVLVVAATLCLSLVGRGVDAQCTCVVIEDEWSGNYKGDFSAQTSTGFTGLRVEVTFNNPMDKIEFWDGTVEKIDDYHYVFTEDTLVAQPGDTIEFKFQAVFSGPQAVVVEARMNGEDVCGVVYTTEQPMTNPCEATGMTPYDYSQVLCMAILFYEAQRSGPLPADQRVTWRGDSALTDGADVGLDLTGGYYDAGDHVKFGFPMAYTATVLAWGLIDFAEGYKIAGQTEYGLAAVKWATDYFLKAHSANYELYGQVGMGSTDHAYWGRPEEMTMERPSMKIDTEKPGSELAGETAAALAAASIAFKDVDSAYADEMLAVAKELYDFADERRENYHISIPDAAGYYQSWSGYGDELCWAALWLARATGDDTYLTRARGHWDEFALSEKAEQFSWDDKKPGVYALFTLLDGDNIEYPTTFQGFLDHIRNDKPYTPGGLVFLDTWGANRHAANVAFLALWAAKHNLEKEVNTQFAESQINYILGDVGHSFVVGYGVDPPERPHHRSSSCPDLPSSCTDGWAQQQSGPNPQILYGALVGGPAQDGTYKDDRMDYVHNEVACDYNAAFSGLLAAMVEIKSA